The following DNA comes from Paenibacillus crassostreae.
ACTAAATTATGATGGGGAAAGGTGGGAGTTAGAAGGATAAATAATGATCTCTTGTATGATAAATATAAAAAATCCACAAGAAGGTTGCTTTCTTGTGGCTTAAATAAAATATGCGATAAATGACCACTGGATCCTTCACCTTCAAAACGGATATGCAGGATGCCCTCTTTACAGATCAATATTTCCCACATTATGAACCATAAACATCATCCCTATCAGCACTACAGCGAGTAAAGCATAACTGAACCCGAATTTATAGCGAGATGATAATGGAACTTCATAATACTTATCATTCTCATACCGCGAATATTCCACTTTACAGTTCAGCTTGATATGATATCCCTCTGGCAATTGCTGATGCTCTAAACCCGTTACATGGACTCTCTTAATGATCCCTTGTTGTGGCATCGAGATTCTTCCTTTGAAATCTATCCCTACCCACTCTACCGTCACATATTGTCGTTGATCGTCCAGATTACAATATGTGCAGAAAGGCAACTCTCTTTTATGTTCAGGTCCAGGAATAGCTATACCTTGAGTATAAAGATGTTCTACTGGCACTATAAAACTTGCGCCGAAGGATTCCACAATTACATTTCTGCGTCCCTTGACATACTTCTTATATAAATCATAAGCAAATAAAGCCCATATAATAAAGAAAAGTATCGAACGCATATAAATAATGACGCCTAACCCACCAATTAACCCCACGAGCCATAACCAACGAGAGACTGCGGTAGCGATCCGTCCACCATCTAATGGATGGATAGGTAATAGGTTGATCAAATTTAGAAAAAAGCCTACATAAGCTAAGGAATATAATAAAGGACTATCCGTATAATACGCTACTATGAATACAGCTATTGCTCCAATGGTTCCTAATATAGGCCCACCCATGGCTATATATGCCTCTGTCTTCGCATCTTGCGGATGCTTTTTCAAGCCGATCATGGCCCCTAGAAAAGGAATAAATAAAGGTGCAGAGACTGGAAGTCCTTTTTGTTTAGCCGCAATGACATGACCCATCTCATGAATGAATAACAGCAAGACAATTCCCATAGCAAATTGCCATGGATAGATCAATGCATAAGCACCTATTGATGCTACCATTGAGAATATAGCTCCACCAAACTTACCAAATTTCAGAAGTGCTAATAAAGACTTTCCTTTTATCAGCAGAAATGTTAACGCACTACCTATATACCACAATCGTGAATCTTTTTTCTTCTCTGTTTTCCCCAAAGTCATAGTCTCCTCCATCCTCATTTATCTATGAAATGATACCAGCCCGATATTCTCCTGGTGTTAATCCTGTCCACTTTTTAAAAGCACTTTGGAAAGCGCTCGGCTCTGAGTAATGAAGAAGATAGGCAATCTCCCCCACTCTATATTCTGGTTTAGCTAAATAACCAATGGCAAGCTCTTTTCGAACGGCATTAACTAACCGGTTATAAGACATGCCCTCCTGCATCAACTTACTTTGTAAAGTCCTTGAACTCATGTTAAAAGCCTGCGCTGTTTCTTGTAATGTCGGTGAGAATGATGGCATGCATGTAATAATCCACTTGTATAATTGATCCGATAACCGTTGTCCCTGCGTCAATTTGTTACTTGCTTCCAATGCAATCGTCTCGAATACCCCCAGTAAACGCGGGTCTGCGTAAAGAATAGGATAATCCAAGACTTCTTTATCTATATGCATGATGTTAAACTCTTGTCCGAATAAGGGTTTAACGCCAAAAACAGATATATACTCGTTAACTTCATTCGGAGTAGCGTGCTGGAATTGCAATGCTTGTATAGGAATCATTCTACAACTTAATCTAAATATCAAGTGATAAATTGAACTAACCATGTCTTCGGCGCAGTGTCGTGCAAATGGTTTGAGTGGATTTCTAGAGACCATCTGAATAATAGCGCAATCCTGATCCACTTTCCAGTTAAGGTTGTAGTCGTTAGAGACAATGACATTATACTTTTGATATGCGGTCAAAGCTTGAGAAATAGTTCCCGAATGCAGCATAACATAACCTAGTACACCCATATCAGTAATATCCACGCTCTGCCCTTGATGTAAACCGAAATATTCATCCTGCATTAAGGTAGCGGCCAGTTCATACAAGTGTTCAAAATCTTTCTCAGGAATACGTGCTTCACCGTCTTTGAGGATATTGGCATCTATAGATGCAGAACTCAGAAAAGACTCTATATCATATCCATTAACCATGAGGGTTTTGATAATAGGAAGAAGAAGGGATACAGATACACCATAATTTATCATACAATTTCCCTCCTTAGCGCAAATGAATACAATTGCTGCGTATATCATCATTTGCAGTCATCTATCTTCAGTTTAATATGTATATAAAGTTGATTGCACACACTTATCTTATCATGAACCTGTCTGGATGAATATGTTAGAGACCCAACTGAGGAGGAATTACTATTAAACCAAAGATTGTAGTCATCATCGGACATCCCCACGGTGACAGCTATTGTGCTGCACTAGCAACCGCTTATATACAAGCGGCTACCAAGAGTGGAGCGAGCGTACGCGTGATTGACTTAAGTACCATTCAATTTGACCCAAATCTAAGATACGGTTACCACCAAAGAATGGAACTTGAAGAAGATCTAATTATTGCCCGTGAGGCGATTACTTGGGCAGACCATCTTGTCTTTGTCTATCCCACTTGGTGGGGCACAATGCCTGCCATCTTGAAGGGATTTATCGATCGTACTTTCCTACCTGGATTTGCTTTCAAATATCGTCCCAACTCGATGCTTTGGGATAAATTACTAAAAGGGAAATCTGCCCATCTTATTGTTACAATGGACACCCCCTCATGGTACAATCGTTTCGTATATAAACAAGCTGGGCACCGTGTTATGAAGCGGGCAACCCTGCAATTCTGTGGTGTGAACCCCGTTCGTGTTACCGATATTGGTCCTGTTAAATCCCTATCCAACGAACAGCGTCAGAAATGGATAACTAGAATCGAAAAGCTCGGTTCATCATTTGCTTAAACTTATTCATTCTAAAAAGGGAACCGTCCTTATAAAAGCGACGGTTCCCTTTTTCAAATGAATAGTACTCCAATACTGCTAATTCACTTTTGCTCTTTCTTTACCTTTATCTGCCTCGCCTGCATTCTTGTTAGCAGCATCACGATCCAGTTGCATTTCTTCAACCGTTTTCACTTTTAATCGAGCCGCTCCTTGATAACCTTCTTTCGTTGGAATCAAGTCACTTGTCGAGAGCCGTTCCTTCGATTCTACAATCGCTTTACTATACTGAGGTAACCATGCCTCTTGAGCTACAAGCATCTCATCGACCATCTGCCATATTTCCTTAGGATTACACACGGCTCCAACCAGAGGGTCCATCATGAAGGCTTGACGCAACAACTGATCATCCCCATGAACAGCAGCTTCTACCGCCAAACGTTGTACTGAAATACTTACATTACATACAGCTGCTGGCCCCAGTGGAAGATCGCCTACGACAGGCATCGATATCCCATTTCGATCTACATATCCTGGTGCTTCTATAATTGCATCATCTGGTAGATTAGAAATAATACCGTTGTTCACCATATTGAAATGCCCACGATATACTCTGCCTGTCTCAAGTCCCTCTATAATATACGAACCATGCTCTTCACTTCGTTGTTCCTGTTTATATGCATGTGGTTCATCTTTCATCCAGTTAGGGAAATCAGTCTCGAACCAATGACGCCCTTCAGTACAGACACGTAGATATCCACCTGTCTCACCATTAATCCAATTTCCAAGATCAATCCATTCTTCGATTTCATTCGGGCGTTTTCTATACCAAGGGACATACTCACTTAAATGTCCGTTGGACTCGGTGCTGTAGTAGCCAAACCTCCGTAGCAAATCAATTCTAACCTTTTCTGTTCTAGCAAAATCAGCATGATTCTCAAAAGATTCCAACAACTTCCCTGTTAAATCTTCACCTTTATGACCAATTTGAACATACCAAGTCTGATGGTTGATTCCTGCACAAACGATATCAACCTCTTTCTTATCTAAACCAAATACTTCTGCTATTTGTGAATGTCCGTGTTGAACACCGTGACATAGACCTACGGTTTTAACGCCTCCATATTTGTTGCAAGCCCATGTGAGCATTGCCATTGGATTCGCATAATTTAATAGAAGAACATCATTCGCTGCTACTTCACGGATATCCTTACAAATATTCAACATTTCAGCAATACCGCGTTGACCATACATGATCCCACCCGCGCATAACGTATCACCAACACACTGATCCACACCATATTTCAAAGGGATATCTACATCTGTTGCGAATGCTTCAAGCCCCCCTACACGGATTGTACAAATGACATATTTCGCATCTTTCAGCGCTACTCTCCGATCTGTGGAAGCTTGAATAGTAATATCCAAACCATTCTCCTTTATATCTCTCTGACATAGTTCAGTTACCATGCCCAAGTTGTGTGAATTAATATCCGTAAAAGCAACTTCAATATTATTGAATTCAGGAACTGACAGTAAATCTCGTAACAGTCCACGCGTAAACCCTATACTCCCTGCACCAATAAATGCAATTTTGAATGACATGAAATCGTGCTCCCCTCAAGGTTAATTAACAGTTTCACCTGATAGCTTCATTGTATCAGCCCTCTTGAGGAAAGCGTTATCAAATTCATTACCTCTTTATTGGATATGTGTCAACAATCCTCACTTTTATATATTTAGGACAGACTACCTTGTGGATAGGATTTACGATATTCAACAGGCGTTAGCCCTGTATGTTTCTTAAACATCATGTGCAAATACTGCCGACTTCCTATGCCAACATAATCAGCAATATCAGCGATAGGGATTTCCGTTTGTCTCAATAACATTTTTGTCTTCTCCATACGATAATGATTAAGGTAGGCCATAATAGAGATTCCTATTTTCCGCTTAAATATTCTTTGTAAATAACCTGGATGTAAGTTAATCGACTCAGCGATCTCCTTGATTTGAACATTACGGTCGTAATTCTGTTGGAGATACTCAATGCATTGTTGAACATACATTCCCTGAACCCCTGATGAACCAGTTGTCACATTATCTTGATATAATCTAGCAATTCGAATGAGAAGCTGGGCAAATAAAATTTGTGCCATAGGTTCTAAGCCCTTCGATGTAGCATCCAACTCAAATACTAGACTTCGAAGAACGTGATGTATCTCTTGAAACTCACGGAGTACAAGAAAGGAAACTGTATCATCAAATAATAAAGAAAGTGAGGCCTCAGACTCCGCCAATTGTCTCATCGAGGGGAACAAGCCATCCGATTGGGTAAACCGAAATTCGATATTAAGCATTCGGCATGTTTCAGGAACCAGTAGCCGATGGGGTACATTACCATTCAAGATAATGAACTCACCTTTTTTTAGCGAAACCTCAGAGCAATCCCTCTCATCCTCCCCCTGTCCAATCATCAACTCTACGGAGCAGACACCCGTGATCACATACATGATCTCCGAAGAATCATGGGTATGCAAAGCCATCTCAAATGCCTTCCACTCCTTATAATAATATGCACTTACTTCAGGGTGGAAATCCTTTAGCATCAGTAATTCAGGGAACAAACCACATCCAGCCATGGATTATCATCCTCTCAGAATAAGCTTATTTCCATATCTGCTACTGCTAGAGATACATCTATTGGTAGAGAATAATCTTGATTCAAATCGATATCATGAGACATATGCGTATAGATTGTCTGCTTAGGTGTGATCTCTTGTAACAAGATATCTGCTTCTGTCATATCATATACAGACCGAGTATGGAACTCCGCTGTTTCATGGTAAAAGCTAGTCCCAAGAACTAATAGATCCAAGCCAAACAATCTTTGCTTCTCCTCATGGTTAAGGTTAATGGCATCCGAGCAATATACCCAATGATATCCTTCCTTCTCCAATCGATATGCATATGAATATCCGTTCTTCCCATGGTTAACCTTCCAGCCTGTAATTTCCCAGCCTCCTATAACTATACCATCATCTATTGTTATCATTTCCAACTGCTTATTCAACCAAGGAAATTGGGATAGGATCGCTTCAATAACTTCGTTTGGCGCATACAGTTTTCCCTTTTTATCAGTCCAACGGCAGGCATCGGCCCATTCTGGTAGTCCAGCGATATGATCGAAATGGGCATGTGTAATCAAAATTTGTTCTGTATTACGAGAATGAATCCTCTCCATCTGGTTGCGCCAATCAGGACCACAATCGATAAGAAAAGAACCCCATTCACCCTCAATAATCACGGAAGAACGCTCTCTCCGATTGATTCCGTTCGATCTAGCTTCAGTACACACCCGACAATTGCAATACACGCGTGGTACACCCATGGCGTCCCCAGTCCCTAGAAAAATTAATTTATCCATGTTCTCCTTCTCCTTCTTCTCGTAAAACCTAATTCATAATTCCATTATAATTCATATATAACCTAACGCAAAAAAAACGCCTACTGGCGTTCTTTTAGAAAATATATCATAACCCTGCAAGTACCTGATACCAGACGCCACGTTTAGAATATATCGTTTCCCTAACATATTCCCAGCCACCAAGGTATTCAATATCAAACAAACCTTCAGGAATAGGATATTCACTTATATTCTCGTTGTACACTACATCATTCACAGGACGAAATCCATGCTTTGCAAAGATTCTTTGTGCTTCTTCACTCCATAAATACTCGATAAAGGCTTCCGCTACCTCACGTGTATCGTGCTTATCCGCATATTTACTTATTACTGCCGCTGGGTTTTCGATTAGTATTGTATCTTTGGGCACAACAATTTCGTATTTCACACCTTTTTGTATACGAGCTCGTAATTCATTCTCATATGTAACAATAACGTCCCCCACACCATATTCAAATGCTGCCATCGAGGATCTACCACTTTTATCAAGCGACTCAATATTGTGGTGTACCTTCTCCAGGAATTGTTTTGCAACTTCAGGATCTTTCTTGCCTTGCTCTTCTGATAATCTCAATCCTGCTCCATAAATAGCATTAATGTCCCATTGTGCACCACCAGATGTTTTCGGATTCGGATACACAACCTTGATTCCTGGCTTTGTTAGATCAGTGAATTCCTTAATGCCTAATGGATTACCTTCTCGAGTCCCCATGACAACAATAGAACGAGTTACCATCCCATTTTCAGGCTTATTCTTCCATTCTTCGTCCAATAGATCTGCCTTAACGAGTTTCTCGATATCCCCTTCCATTGCTAGCAATGTCACGTCAGCTTCAAATCCACCAACAATGGCTCGTGCTTGAGTTCCAGAAGCTTCATATGATTCCTGAAATTTAATATTTTGACCCGTCTTCTGCTCCCATTCTTTGTGAAAAAGAGGCAATATCTCTGACAAAGCATCCTTAGCTACACTATAAGCACCGATGACAAGGGTCGTCTCATCTTTCTGTACCGTAGATTGACTAGGAGAGACTTCATCATTACTACAACCCATCACAGCAACAATGGAAATCATCATCATATTCAACAATATATTACGAATTCTCCAGCCCCTTGCCACTCTGAACCCTCCATTCCCCATGCACACTTTCACCGATTAGATCATAATTGGCATAGGATCTTCTTTGAGTTTATTCTCCATGATCCAGCTCTGCTCGTCATTGAACAGATAAGCTCGATGTACCAGTACTCGAACCTTTTCACCTATTCTTAACGTTTCCTTTTCTAATGAACGATACGTATTTAGCTTATGTCCAACTACTTCTACCTCAACTAACCACTCACTTCCACGAAAATGTAAATGACGGATAATTCCTTCTTCCGTAGCTGACATGAGAATAAATTCATTATCGTGTCCAACTTCAATATATTCGGGACGGATTAATGCTCGTGTTCCCAGTATTTTTCCAGCCTTTTCAAATCCCTTCAATTTAGACGCATCCTCAATGACCGTGGATTCTCCAATAAATGTCGCTACAAAAGGTGTTTTAGGTTCTTTATAGATATCCCACGGAGTTCCCTTCTGTTCAACACGTCCATGATTTATGATCATAATCTCATCTGCCACTTCGATCGCCTCATCTTGATCATGCGTTACGAATATGGAGGTGATTCCCACACGCTCAATCAGGTCTCTAAGCCATGTCCGTAACTCTTGACGAATCTTAGCATCAATAGCAGCAAATGGTTCATCTAATAACAATAACTGAGGTTCAGGAGCAAGTGCACGTGCGAAGGCTACACGCTGTCTTTGTCCCCCTGATAATTGATGAGGATAACGTTTCTCGAATCCCTTAAGCCCCGTCAACTCCACCAATTCCATAACTCGTTCCATCACTTTGGTCTTCGGCATTTTCTTCACCTTTAGACCAAAGGCGATATTCTCAAATACGGTCATATGCTTAAAGAGGGCGTAATTCTGAAATACAAATCCGATTCCTCGTTCCTGAGGGGGCAATTCATTAACTAACTCTCCATGAAAACGAATTTCACCGGAATCAAGATTCTCAAGGCCCGCTAACATTCTTAAGATAGATGTTTTCCCACCACCACTTGGGCCTAATAAACCAATAAGGTGGCCTTTCTCTATCTCAAAGTTAACATCCTTAACTGCGTGGAAATCTCCAAAATGTTTATTCAGATTACTAACCTCGATATGCATATTAGGACACACCCCTTCTTTTCTTCGTCCATTCCATCACAAGCAACAATCCGATTGAAGTAGCCGCTAGTACTAGTGCCACACTATTCGCTGCTACTACATTAAAATTCTCAACATCCTGATACACCAACGTAGTTGCTGTCTGCGTTTTGTTCATGATATTACCTGATACTACAAGAACTGCACCAAATTCACCAAGTGAACGGGCAACAGTAAGCACAATCCCATATAAAACCGCCCACTGGATTGACGGCCATGTGACCTTCCAAAATGTTGTCCAACGATAAGCCCCTAGAGTGGATGAAGCCTGCTCTTGTTGATCACCTATTTCTTGTAATACAGGCATAACCTCACGAACCATCAGAGGAAATGTGACGAACAACGTAGCAATAATCATACCTGGAAAAGCATAGACTATTCGAAATCCTATATTTTCAAAAAAAGCTCCCATAATACTTTCTGGTCCTAATAGTAATACAATCATTAACCCTCCAATGACAGGGGATACCGCATAGGGAAGATCAACAACACTATTGAGAAAGCCCTTAATCTTAGGACTGAGCCAATGACTTCTGACTAAGTATATAGCCATCATCACACCAAAGAATGTATTGATACATGTAACGATGACAACAACTATTCCTGTCACCATCAGCGCATGCAGTGCTTCTGGTCTAATTAGAGCATTACTCCAACCACTAAAACCATCGCTAAAAGCTCCTGAAGTCATTTTAAGCAAAGGAATAATAATTAGAACTGTGAAAACAATATAGGTTAGTAAAATCCACCATTTCCTCATAATCTTCTCCCTCTCATCTGCACCATATTAATGATCCAAAGTATGGAGAACGATAACGTTAGCAATATAATTGACACGGCTGCAGCACCTGTGGAATTATCACTCTCAACTTCACCGAATATATATACTGAAGCTACTAATGTTCTACCAGGGATATTCCCAGCCACAAGTACAACAGCACCAAATTCGGCCAAGGCTCTCGAGAAGGCAAGCATACCTCCACTAATAATTCCTGGTGCCATCGAAGGGAGTAGAACTTTCTGAAATACACGTAATCCTGAAGCACCCATCGTATAAGCAGCCTCTTCTTCCGTAGGATCTATCTCCTCTAATAATGGCTGAACCGCCCTTATAACAAATGGAAACGTTACAAATACCATAGCAATGACGATTGCTGGCTGATGGAACACAATTTCAAACCCTATAAATTCAGCGATCGATCCAATGAGACTACCAGGACCTAATAGAAGTAGAATCATCAATCCCCCTACAGCAGTTGGAAGGGCAAACGGCAAATCCACCAGACTATTTAGAAATGATTTGCCGAAAAAATTGTACCGATTCAAAGTCCATGCAATCATAGTCCCAATGATCACATTAATTAATGTCGAAATAATAGCTAACTTTAAAGTTAGAAAAATAGCCTTCCAAGCAATGGGGTCAGTAACACTTTCAATAAAAGTTGACCAACCAAGTGAGAATGAATAATAATATACACCTAAAAGAGGCAGAATTACTAAAATAATAAAATAAAGTAAAATTGTACTCCGAAAACCCCAGATCCATCCTTTATGTCTCATTACTGTATTCATGATTTCCCCCTGCCTCCAAAGCTCCTTTGGTCGGCTCATTATTTATCTATTGTCTTTCAAAGAAGAAATACCAATTAAACTACTCGGTTTAATATAACAGTACTTTAACAATAAATTACTATATACGTCAATACTTTTTTGAACTTCTCACCACTTAATGACCTTACGGTCTGTTTGAAGTGGGAGATTCCTAAGAACACCAACCTAACGGTTCGTTTTTGATTAGGCGATCCCCGTCATTCCGACGGTTAGAAGTCTTATGGCTTCATTTTTAAGATTGATTCCTGCGTTAATATCTCTTTGATGATGGGTATCACACTTTGGACAGTCCCATTCACGTAATCCGAGCTCTTTAACGTCTTTGTTTTTATAGCCACAAGAAGAACAAAACTGACTGGAAGGGAAGTTTCTTGCAATGGTTACAACTTGTTTTCCATACCATTTCGCTTTGTATTCAATCATATTTTTGAATTGTGACCATGATACTTCACTGATTGCTTTTGCAAGATGTTGATTTTTTAGCATATTAGATACCGACAAATCTTCCATCCCGATAATATCGTGGTTTTTGACAATTTCGGTTGAAATCTTGTCTAAGTAATCTTTTCGTGCATTGGCGATCTTTTCATGAATACATGCTACTTTCAACTTGGCTTTATACTGTAACTATTTATATACGGAATTAATCGTTCCGATCAATATATAATCCTCATTTACGCTGCATAGGCGATTATGAAATTGATTCATTTTAACAAAAAAAGCTGAAGATATACGGGCTAATGCCTGCATATCTCCAACTTATTCATAAAAAATATGATTGTGAACTCATTTTTTGATAATTCATCACAATAACGCATCAATGTAATAACACGATAACAATTCAACGCTTGAAAGCATGGAGACGTACGAAAGCTAATCCAGACCACGACAAAGTACTTTTACATGAGAGAGAGCTATTGGTTGGATTTCTTCAAAAGTTACACGATCCGAAATGTAATATGAGATAAATCCATGTAATGACAAGAATAATGTCCTAGGTAATGACTCAGGGTCTCCACTCATTTGTTCTTCATTTAAGCATTTAAGAACAAGGGATGTAAATAATTTGAAGCAGTGGCCTTGTTCATTCCGACAGTAGGACAGTAGTTCCTCATCACGAATCATAAACATAATCTCATATTGATGGGGATGATTAAGACCAAATGAAATAAAATCCATCATCAAATATTCTAATTTCGTTAATCCCTCTAGATCCTGCATACCGACCGCTTGTATCAACCGATGAGAGAGATGGGCAAAATCATCTACAACAATCGCATAGAATAATTCTGCTTTCTCCTTGAAATGATAATATAATGAACCATGGCTATAACCAAGATGCTGACCTATACTTCGCATTGAAATAGCTCGATATCCTTTAGTGATAAATAGATTTCTCGCTGCCTCCAGTATTCGTTCCCTCGATAATTCCTGCTCCACTGCTCTTCTTGCCATAGACATTATTCCCCTTCAATAAAATAAACCTGTTCTCCCTCCGAAATCAGAGATTGACCTTGTGTGACGTCAATCATCCATGTCTTAAACATCTCTACCTCATGATTTCTCGGAAGACATGTCATCTTTACTTTTTCGCTAAAGAACGTTTCACCTATCCGAACCTCTCTGTTACGTAATTCATTCTCCAACTTACCTAACCAAGTGTAATCTACTTCTACAAAAATCTCTCGATGAAGAACACGAGTGATAACATCTCCTGATCCTAACGCTGCGACAGCACCATCTGTGTATGCCCGAATCAATCCTCCAGCACCTAACATGATTCCACCGAAATAACGAGTAACCACAATCGCAACATTACTTAAGCCCTGATTACGAATGACCTCAAGCATTGGCTTACCTGCTGTACCACTAGGTTCACCGTCATCCGATTGCTTCTGAATCTCATTTCTCTCACCAATCATGTATGCTGAACAATTATGTGTTGCATTCCAATGTTGCTTCTTAATATCTTCAATAAATGCAACAGCTTCAGATTCAGTGCTCACCGGCATGACATGTCCAATGAACCTTGACTTCTTAATGACAATCTCATTCGATCCTGATCTTCTAACCG
Coding sequences within:
- the cysT gene encoding sulfate ABC transporter permease subunit CysT, whose amino-acid sequence is MNTVMRHKGWIWGFRSTILLYFIILVILPLLGVYYYSFSLGWSTFIESVTDPIAWKAIFLTLKLAIISTLINVIIGTMIAWTLNRYNFFGKSFLNSLVDLPFALPTAVGGLMILLLLGPGSLIGSIAEFIGFEIVFHQPAIVIAMVFVTFPFVIRAVQPLLEEIDPTEEEAAYTMGASGLRVFQKVLLPSMAPGIISGGMLAFSRALAEFGAVVLVAGNIPGRTLVASVYIFGEVESDNSTGAAAVSIILLTLSFSILWIINMVQMRGRRL
- a CDS encoding YigZ family protein, which encodes MIESYKTVRRSGSNEIVIKKSRFIGHVMPVSTESEAVAFIEDIKKQHWNATHNCSAYMIGERNEIQKQSDDGEPSGTAGKPMLEVIRNQGLSNVAIVVTRYFGGIMLGAGGLIRAYTDGAVAALGSGDVITRVLHREIFVEVDYTWLGKLENELRNREVRIGETFFSEKVKMTCLPRNHEVEMFKTWMIDVTQGQSLISEGEQVYFIEGE
- a CDS encoding TetR/AcrR family transcriptional regulator, with amino-acid sequence MARRAVEQELSRERILEAARNLFITKGYRAISMRSIGQHLGYSHGSLYYHFKEKAELFYAIVVDDFAHLSHRLIQAVGMQDLEGLTKLEYLMMDFISFGLNHPHQYEIMFMIRDEELLSYCRNEQGHCFKLFTSLVLKCLNEEQMSGDPESLPRTLFLSLHGFISYYISDRVTFEEIQPIALSHVKVLCRGLD